A stretch of Synechococcus sp. MIT S9220 DNA encodes these proteins:
- the gshA gene encoding glutamate--cysteine ligase: MSRNRLLKGFEVELFTGRPDGRNVGIAARAKRELEGFVTEPDHRNLEYVTDPQANYDGIAEALLSPRRKLRRWLMEQDLTLLPGSTLSLGDTDRFERSDPDNPYHSLIEATYGTAVVTASIHINLGIDNPAELFAALRLVRCEAALLLSLSASSPFLNGRITGAHSQRWLQFPLTPARVPLFLDHQHFISWTNQQIEAGSMHNVRHLWTSVRPNGPDRPHQLNRLELRICDLITDPEVLIAVTVLLELRVQQVLRQPEQHDPLQSSALNLQQLEELSMSNDRAAARSSLEATLHNWRDGRERSCRDWLEQLIDSVTPLAEELGLKQQLEPLSAVLQEGNQAMRWLQGIHSGESIESVLRESITAMQEEEMRGVCTPAERSLG, encoded by the coding sequence ATGAGCCGGAACAGGTTGCTCAAAGGCTTTGAAGTCGAGCTGTTCACCGGCCGACCCGATGGCCGCAATGTCGGCATCGCAGCCCGTGCCAAGCGGGAGCTCGAGGGCTTCGTGACGGAGCCAGATCACCGCAATCTTGAATATGTGACCGATCCGCAGGCCAATTACGACGGCATTGCAGAGGCCTTGCTCTCTCCTCGCCGCAAGCTGCGTCGCTGGCTGATGGAGCAAGATCTCACCCTGCTGCCAGGCAGCACCCTCAGCCTCGGGGACACCGACCGTTTTGAGCGTTCAGACCCGGACAACCCTTATCACTCACTGATCGAAGCCACCTACGGCACAGCAGTGGTGACAGCAAGCATCCATATCAATCTGGGGATCGATAATCCAGCTGAACTGTTCGCTGCTCTGCGTCTTGTGCGCTGTGAAGCGGCTCTGTTGTTGTCTTTGAGTGCCAGTTCACCCTTCCTCAACGGCCGGATCACCGGAGCGCATTCGCAGCGTTGGCTCCAGTTCCCGCTCACGCCGGCACGCGTTCCTCTCTTCCTTGACCACCAGCACTTCATCTCCTGGACCAATCAGCAGATTGAGGCCGGTTCCATGCACAACGTCCGGCACCTCTGGACCTCCGTGCGACCGAACGGACCGGACCGTCCGCACCAACTGAATCGTCTTGAGCTGCGGATCTGCGATCTGATCACCGACCCAGAGGTGCTGATTGCAGTGACCGTTCTTCTGGAACTACGGGTGCAGCAGGTGCTGCGACAGCCCGAACAGCACGACCCCCTGCAAAGCAGTGCACTCAATCTTCAGCAACTGGAAGAGCTGAGTATGAGCAACGATCGAGCCGCGGCCCGTTCCAGTCTTGAGGCCACATTGCACAACTGGCGCGACGGACGCGAACGCTCCTGCAGAGACTGGCTGGAGCAGCTAATCGACAGCGTGACGCCGCTGGCTGAAGAGCTTGGATTGAAGCAGCAACTCGAACCACTCTCAGCCGTTTTACAAGAAGGCAATCAGGCCATGCGATGGCTGCAGGGCATCCACTCCGGAGAAAGCATCGAATCGGTGCTTCGAGAGAGCATCACGGCCATGCAAGAGGAGGAGATGCGTGGAGTGTGCACGCCGGCCGAACGTTCTTTGGGATGA
- a CDS encoding anthranilate synthase component I family protein has translation MLSPDRKAFLEAAQSGATMIPVACSWPADLETPLTTWLKVGHQRPPGVLLESVEGGETLGRWSVVACDPVWTLSAARDGLERTWRDNHRETFSGNPFDCLKSCLEPYRPATLPGLPPLGQLYGMWGYELIRWIEPSVPVHPASADGPPDGLWMLMDSILIFDQVKRLITAVAYGDLSGQRNAATSPEDAWDGALARINSLRERMAAPLPPVRPLNWRPDKGATPETRSNRTQEDFHQAVDQARDHIAAGDAFQLVVSQRLSVDVDHPPLDLYRSLRMINPSPYMAFFDFGDWQLIGSSPEVMVKAEPDQGGIRTVLRPIAGTRPRGSNPVEDRNFEADLLADPKERAEHVMLVDLGRNDLGRVCAPGSVSVRELMVIERYSHVMHIVSEVEGRLAPGKDIWDLLMASFPAGTVSGAPKIRAMQLIHELEPDARGPYSGVYGSVDLAGALNTAITIRTMVVQPRSHGGWTLQVQAGAGIVADSQPEAEFQETLNKARGMLTALACLEDVEA, from the coding sequence ATGCTCAGTCCCGACCGCAAAGCCTTTCTGGAAGCCGCTCAATCAGGCGCCACGATGATCCCCGTGGCCTGCAGCTGGCCTGCGGATCTCGAGACCCCGCTGACCACGTGGTTAAAGGTCGGACATCAACGACCACCTGGTGTGCTGCTGGAATCTGTTGAAGGTGGCGAAACCCTCGGTCGCTGGAGCGTGGTGGCCTGTGACCCTGTCTGGACGTTGTCAGCAGCGCGTGATGGGCTGGAGCGGACCTGGCGAGACAATCACCGCGAGACCTTCAGCGGGAACCCCTTCGATTGCTTGAAAAGCTGTCTGGAGCCTTACCGGCCTGCAACGCTGCCGGGGCTGCCTCCGCTGGGCCAGCTCTATGGAATGTGGGGATACGAGCTGATCCGCTGGATCGAGCCCAGCGTTCCTGTCCATCCCGCGAGCGCCGATGGTCCGCCCGATGGGCTGTGGATGCTGATGGACAGCATCCTGATCTTCGACCAGGTGAAACGCCTGATTACCGCTGTTGCCTACGGAGACCTCAGCGGACAGCGCAATGCAGCCACAAGTCCTGAGGATGCCTGGGACGGGGCGTTGGCGCGCATCAACTCACTGCGCGAGCGCATGGCAGCCCCCTTACCGCCGGTGCGACCTCTCAACTGGAGACCAGACAAAGGTGCAACCCCAGAGACCCGAAGCAATCGCACCCAGGAGGATTTCCACCAGGCGGTGGACCAGGCGCGTGATCACATTGCTGCTGGTGATGCCTTCCAGCTCGTCGTGAGTCAGCGGCTAAGCGTTGATGTCGATCATCCACCGCTGGATCTGTACCGCAGTCTGCGGATGATCAACCCCTCGCCTTACATGGCGTTTTTCGACTTCGGTGACTGGCAGCTGATCGGCTCCAGTCCCGAGGTGATGGTGAAAGCGGAACCGGATCAGGGTGGGATCCGGACGGTGCTGCGACCGATTGCCGGTACGAGGCCCCGAGGCAGTAATCCTGTTGAAGACAGGAACTTCGAAGCCGACCTGCTGGCCGATCCCAAGGAGCGCGCCGAGCATGTGATGCTCGTTGACCTGGGACGCAATGACCTGGGCAGGGTCTGTGCGCCCGGTTCGGTCTCCGTGCGCGAACTGATGGTGATCGAGCGTTATTCCCATGTCATGCACATCGTGAGCGAAGTGGAGGGGCGTCTTGCCCCTGGCAAGGACATCTGGGATCTGTTGATGGCCTCCTTCCCGGCAGGGACTGTGAGCGGAGCTCCAAAGATCAGGGCAATGCAGCTGATCCACGAGCTTGAACCCGACGCCCGTGGTCCCTACTCCGGTGTCTACGGCTCGGTGGACCTGGCCGGAGCACTCAATACCGCCATCACGATCCGCACCATGGTGGTACAACCAAGATCCCACGGTGGCTGGACCCTGCAAGTGCAGGCTGGAGCAGGAATCGTGGCCGATTCCCAGCCAGAAGCAGAGTTCCAGGAGACACTCAACAAGGCGCGCGGGATGCTCACAGCGCTGGCCTGTCTCGAGGACGTCGAAGCATGA
- a CDS encoding photosystem I reaction center subunit II PsaD has product MTSTPLTGQLPQYIGSTGGLLNSALTEEKYAITWSSKTDQVFELPTGGAAVMNTGENIMYFARKEQCLALGTQLRTKFKPRIEDYKIYRIYPGGDTEFLHPKDGVFPEKVNEGREMVGHNPRRIGQNTNPAKIKFSGRDTFDT; this is encoded by the coding sequence ATGACATCAACTCCTTTGACAGGACAGCTTCCCCAGTACATCGGAAGCACCGGTGGCCTGCTCAATTCCGCGTTAACAGAAGAGAAATACGCAATCACCTGGAGCAGCAAAACCGATCAGGTCTTCGAGCTGCCAACCGGCGGTGCTGCCGTGATGAACACCGGCGAAAACATCATGTATTTCGCTCGTAAGGAACAGTGCCTGGCGCTGGGCACCCAGCTGCGCACCAAATTCAAGCCCCGGATCGAGGACTACAAGATTTACCGGATCTACCCCGGTGGCGACACTGAATTCCTGCATCCCAAGGACGGCGTCTTCCCCGAAAAAGTCAATGAGGGTCGTGAAATGGTGGGCCATAACCCACGCCGCATCGGCCAGAACACCAATCCTGCCAAGATCAAGTTCAGTGGCCGCGACACGTTCGATACCTGA